A window of Acidobacteriota bacterium genomic DNA:
CGCGAGCTGGGCCTGCCGATCAGCGCCGAGCAGATCGCCGCCCTCGAAGGTCGCGTCGACGATGTGGATCTGGCGCGAGTGGCCGAGATCGAGCGCCAGACCCGTCACGACGTGGTGGCCCACATCCGGCACTACGCCGAGCAGACCGGCGAGGCCGGCGGCATCCTCCACCTCGGCGCCACCAGCGCCTTCGTCACCGACAACGCCGACCTGCTCCTCGCCCGCCAGGCCCTCGAACTGCTCACCCGACGGCTAGCGACAACGGTCCGGAACCTGGCGAACTTCGCCCGCCGGACCGCCGCCATCCCAGCCCTCGCCTACACCCACTTTCAGCCGGCCCAGCTCACCACCGTCGGCAAACGGGCCTGCCTGTGGCTACAGGACTTCGCCCTCGATCTCGAAGCGGTAGAGCGGCAAGCGAAGGGCCTGCGCTGCCGCGGCGCCAAGGGCACCACCGGCACCCAGGCCAGCTACCTGACCTTGTTCGACGGCAACCACGACAAGGTGCGCGAGCTGGACCGCAAAGTGGCCGGCAAACTCGGCTTCGCGGCGCCCTTCCCGATCACCGGCCAGACCTACCCGCGCAAGGTCGACAGCCAGATCCTCGCCACTCTGGCGGGGGTTGCTGAGAGCTGCCACAAGATGGGCACCGACCTGCGTCTGCTGCAAGGGGTGGGCGAACTCTCGGAACCCTTCGACCGCGACCAGGTGGGCTCCTCGGCGATGGCCTACAAGCGCAATCCGGTGCGCGCCGAGCGCATGTGCGCCCTCTCCCGGCGGCTGATGACCGACAGCCTGAACGGCCCCCTGAACACCGCCACCCAGTGGCTCGAACGAAGCCTCGACGACTCCGCCAACCGGCGCCTGGTGATTCCTGAAGCCTTCCTCACGGCGGACGCGATCCTCGGCCTCGCCGCCCACATCGCCGAGGGACTCACCGTGCGGGAAAGCGCCGTCGCCGCTCGGGTGGCGCGGGAGCTGCCCTTCATGGCGACGGAGACCTTCCTGATGGAGGCGGTGCTGCGCGGCGGCGACCGCCAAGAACTCCACGAACAGATCCGCCGCTACTCCCTGGAAGCCCAGCGGCAACTCGCCGAGGGCGGCGACAGCACCCTGATCGACCAGATTGTCGCCGACCCGGCCTTCCGCCTGACCCGCGAAGAAGTGGAAAGCTGGCTCGATCCTCAAGCCTTCACCGGCCGCTCCGCCCACCAGGTCAAAGAGCTGCTGGCCGAGGTCATCGAACCGCTCCTCGAACGCTTCGACACGGCGGAAGTCGAAGAGCCGCGGATCTGAGGGGACCGGCCCTTGAAAACCCGCGCCCTCGGCATCCCGCTCCTTCTGGCGCTCACCCTCCTCTCCGCCTGCCTCGGCCCCGGCCGCCGCCAAGCGCCGGGGCGGGTGCTCGACCGCGGCATCGCCTCCTGGTACGGCCCGGGCTTCGCCGGCAACCTCACCGCCA
This region includes:
- the purB gene encoding adenylosuccinate lyase, coding for MAAETPQNPLHERYASREMAAIFSATNRFTTWRRLWIALASSQRELGLPISAEQIAALEGRVDDVDLARVAEIERQTRHDVVAHIRHYAEQTGEAGGILHLGATSAFVTDNADLLLARQALELLTRRLATTVRNLANFARRTAAIPALAYTHFQPAQLTTVGKRACLWLQDFALDLEAVERQAKGLRCRGAKGTTGTQASYLTLFDGNHDKVRELDRKVAGKLGFAAPFPITGQTYPRKVDSQILATLAGVAESCHKMGTDLRLLQGVGELSEPFDRDQVGSSAMAYKRNPVRAERMCALSRRLMTDSLNGPLNTATQWLERSLDDSANRRLVIPEAFLTADAILGLAAHIAEGLTVRESAVAARVARELPFMATETFLMEAVLRGGDRQELHEQIRRYSLEAQRQLAEGGDSTLIDQIVADPAFRLTREEVESWLDPQAFTGRSAHQVKELLAEVIEPLLERFDTAEVEEPRI